In Parasegetibacter sp. NRK P23, a single genomic region encodes these proteins:
- a CDS encoding DPP IV N-terminal domain-containing protein yields MQRFFLRIMPAFLGVLMAVTPALAQNPAAVTKGNYNLAARFSPKKLSKLIFSTSVDPHWMRNSDRFWYTWESPSGKKWYIVDPAKATKTEMFDTDKMAADITRIVKDPFDGQHLQLDNLEFIKNETAIRFEVRSTEEVEKKDTTTKKDSTRRATPPAKEKKTFYFEYNLQTRELKELTDYEKPKRRPMWASIAPDSSMIVFAKNHNLYWMDKENLYKAIKNEDDSTIVDHQITKDGVEDFGFGRGYGETDVEKEKNKNKRKGAYVLWSPDSKFFTTTLSDVRKVSDLWVINNVAEPRPTLETYKYHMPGEANAPIEYLIVFDATTKQVKKLDAGRYKDQTIGLWASPWKPSDRDVDFRPSTWLGTNTKFYMNRTSRDLKKIDVCMVDAASGKVTPVIEEKLNTYVEIRQVALVNGGKELIQWSEKDGWAHFYLYDENGKLKNQITSGAFHCEEIVEVDEKNRVLYFTANGRESLPAKGKDGVAEKEDPYYVHLYRVNFDGTGLKLLNPGNFDHSSSMGDSYKYFVNNYSRVNTTPESVLMDNTGKLIMKLETADLSNLFAAGYKFPEPFKVKADDGITDLFGVMYKPFDFDSTKKYPIIEYVYPGPQTEAVNKAFGRSMDRIDRLAQFGFIVVTVGNRGGHPSRSKWYHNYGYNNLRDYGLADKKATVEQLAVRYPFIDADRVGITGHSGGGFMSTAAMLVYPDFFKVAVSGAGNHENNIYNRWWSEKHHGVKEIITPKGDTTFQYNIERNPELAKNLKGKLLLVTGDIDNNVHPANTIRMANALIKANKRFDFMLMPGQRHGFGDMTEYFFWLMGDYFCKYLLGDFSQPVDIMEINREVEQTGNKRR; encoded by the coding sequence ATGCAAAGGTTCTTTCTGCGGATCATGCCCGCCTTTTTGGGGGTATTGATGGCCGTAACCCCGGCATTGGCCCAAAACCCCGCTGCTGTTACCAAAGGCAATTACAACCTTGCCGCCCGTTTTTCTCCCAAGAAACTAAGTAAACTGATCTTCTCCACTTCGGTGGACCCGCATTGGATGCGCAATTCCGATCGTTTCTGGTACACCTGGGAATCGCCTTCCGGGAAAAAATGGTACATCGTGGATCCGGCTAAAGCTACCAAAACAGAAATGTTCGATACCGATAAAATGGCCGCGGACATCACGCGTATCGTGAAGGACCCTTTCGATGGGCAGCACCTTCAGCTCGATAACCTCGAATTTATTAAAAATGAGACGGCCATCAGGTTCGAAGTAAGGAGCACAGAGGAAGTGGAGAAAAAGGATACCACTACTAAAAAGGACTCTACCCGCCGCGCCACACCACCGGCGAAAGAAAAAAAGACCTTTTATTTTGAATACAATCTCCAGACCCGTGAACTGAAAGAACTCACCGATTACGAGAAGCCAAAGCGCCGCCCGATGTGGGCCTCCATCGCGCCAGACAGCTCCATGATAGTCTTCGCGAAGAACCATAACCTGTACTGGATGGACAAGGAGAACCTCTACAAAGCCATCAAGAATGAAGACGATTCCACCATTGTTGACCACCAGATTACAAAGGATGGCGTGGAAGATTTCGGCTTCGGAAGAGGGTATGGGGAAACCGACGTGGAAAAGGAAAAGAACAAAAACAAGCGCAAAGGCGCTTACGTACTTTGGTCGCCTGACTCCAAGTTTTTCACCACCACGCTTTCAGATGTACGCAAAGTAAGCGACTTGTGGGTGATCAACAACGTGGCCGAACCACGCCCTACGCTGGAAACCTATAAATACCATATGCCGGGTGAAGCGAACGCTCCCATCGAATACCTGATCGTATTTGACGCCACCACCAAACAGGTGAAAAAACTGGATGCGGGCAGGTATAAAGACCAGACCATTGGTTTGTGGGCATCTCCCTGGAAACCCAGCGATCGTGACGTTGATTTCCGTCCTTCCACCTGGCTGGGCACCAATACTAAGTTTTACATGAACCGTACCAGCCGCGACCTCAAGAAGATCGACGTTTGTATGGTGGATGCGGCTTCCGGGAAAGTAACACCTGTTATTGAAGAGAAGCTGAACACCTATGTGGAGATCCGTCAAGTAGCCCTGGTGAACGGAGGAAAAGAACTGATCCAGTGGTCAGAAAAAGACGGATGGGCACATTTTTACCTGTACGATGAAAATGGTAAACTGAAAAACCAGATCACTTCAGGGGCTTTCCATTGTGAAGAGATTGTGGAAGTGGATGAAAAGAACCGCGTACTTTATTTTACGGCGAACGGAAGGGAAAGCCTTCCTGCCAAAGGAAAGGATGGCGTTGCGGAAAAAGAAGATCCCTACTATGTACACCTTTACAGGGTGAACTTTGATGGTACCGGTCTGAAATTGCTGAATCCCGGCAACTTCGACCACAGCTCCAGCATGGGGGATTCCTATAAGTATTTTGTGAACAACTATTCCCGTGTAAATACCACGCCAGAATCAGTGTTGATGGACAACACCGGTAAGCTGATCATGAAGCTGGAAACCGCTGATTTGTCTAACCTGTTCGCGGCTGGTTACAAATTCCCCGAGCCTTTCAAAGTGAAGGCCGATGATGGCATCACCGACCTGTTCGGGGTAATGTACAAACCTTTCGATTTCGATTCCACCAAAAAATACCCCATCATTGAATACGTGTATCCCGGTCCGCAAACGGAAGCGGTGAACAAAGCTTTCGGCAGAAGTATGGATAGAATTGACCGCCTTGCGCAATTCGGCTTCATCGTGGTAACGGTAGGCAACAGGGGCGGGCATCCCAGCCGCTCCAAGTGGTACCACAATTACGGGTACAACAACCTCCGAGATTATGGCCTGGCCGATAAGAAGGCGACCGTGGAGCAACTGGCAGTAAGGTATCCTTTCATTGACGCCGACAGGGTAGGGATTACGGGGCACTCCGGTGGTGGATTCATGTCAACCGCGGCTATGCTTGTATATCCCGATTTCTTTAAAGTGGCGGTTTCAGGCGCCGGCAACCACGAAAACAATATCTACAACCGCTGGTGGAGCGAAAAGCACCATGGCGTAAAGGAAATCATCACACCCAAAGGCGACACTACATTCCAGTACAATATTGAAAGAAACCCTGAACTGGCGAAGAACCTCAAAGGAAAACTGCTGTTGGTGACGGGCGATATTGATAACAACGTTCACCCCGCGAATACCATCCGCATGGCGAATGCCCTCATCAAAGCCAACAAACGCTTCGATTTTATGCTGATGCCCGGCCAAAGACACGGATTTGGTGATATGACTGAATATTTCTTCTGGCTGATGGGTGATTATTTCTGCAAATACCTGCTTGGTGATTTTTCTCAACCGGTTGACATCATGGAAATAAACCGGGAAGTGGAGCAGACAGGCAACAAAAGAAGGTAA
- a CDS encoding type II toxin-antitoxin system ParD family antitoxin codes for MGRNTSVSLGDYFEHFVEARVAKGRYKNASEVIRAGLRLLEEEENKFLTLKSAIEEGIESGIATGFNPKSHLQELKAMKRKNG; via the coding sequence ATGGGACGAAATACTTCCGTTTCATTAGGCGACTATTTTGAACATTTTGTAGAAGCAAGGGTAGCCAAAGGAAGGTATAAAAATGCGAGTGAGGTAATACGTGCGGGATTGAGGCTTTTAGAAGAAGAAGAAAATAAATTTCTGACACTTAAATCCGCCATTGAGGAAGGAATAGAAAGCGGCATTGCTACGGGGTTCAATCCTAAGAGCCACCTTCAGGAACTTAAAGCCATGAAGCGTAAAAATGGCTAA
- a CDS encoding type II toxin-antitoxin system RelE/ParE family toxin, with protein MAKYELSNSAVADLSNIWDYTFEAWSEKQADKYYNILIETCNKIAQTPDIGKTYDPIGPDILGFRINRHIIFYRVAVNGIIILRILHQQMDLKSRIRE; from the coding sequence ATGGCTAAATACGAACTTTCTAATAGCGCTGTCGCAGACCTTTCTAATATTTGGGATTATACATTTGAAGCATGGTCAGAAAAGCAGGCGGATAAATATTACAATATCCTTATTGAGACTTGCAACAAAATTGCACAAACACCAGACATTGGAAAAACTTATGATCCTATCGGCCCTGACATTCTTGGATTTCGCATTAACAGGCATATCATATTCTACCGAGTTGCAGTAAATGGAATAATCATTCTCAGAATCCTCCACCAACAAATGGACCTGAAAAGCAGGATTAGAGAATAA